The Dermacentor silvarum isolate Dsil-2018 chromosome 3, BIME_Dsil_1.4, whole genome shotgun sequence region cgacgtgtgtggcaggGTGCTGTGTTTGACTATTGTACGCGACGCCGGTGGAACGATAGCATTAGAAGCAAACAATGAGCGGGCCTtacagactgcagcgaaaagtgctgatgggtgcgtgacctgctgcattccaagccacgtgctactaaacaaatgtcatgtgttccgacgcccagtgaagttttgaaacacgtgattACCACTAGGTGGTTTTCTCGTTGAAAGGTATATCGTATTTATCCGCGTAATCATCGCACTCGCATAGTGGTCCCacccccacttacttttttgagtGATCATCGTACCCTTGAAAATCACTGTAGTGACTGCAGTTAGCTTGTTGTGGTGCATAGCAGCCGACCGAGCAGAGTTTTCCgccattgcatgcacaacagtgtgcacaacagaatacaatctcacatgcgctcgaaagtctccgaattcagcagacaaaatttgagagagagagataaatgaaagcatggacagcgcgaaaaaggcagacaacacgCGCACAATTTACACTATATAGTTCGATGACTATTATAAGAAGTACTTCTCGCAAATAATTTGTTTATGCAGTCCCTGCTTGTGTAGATCATGTGATCTTATGCCATAGGCTAATGTGAGGACTTGATATTGAACGCCTGTGTCACGAAAACGGctgtcggcgaaacatgcacaacttctgagggctgtgcgcaaggctgtgcgcgagtgcttgcgatggccatcgtaatcataacgctggcgctgatgagcgctagcagcggtgagcgcatgtgaatttcctaaagcaaacgttctgtgcaacTGCTTCATTTACCATTCCACTGTACTGCGGCTCTGCAACTCGAATGACGCGATCTCCAAAACTATTCGCGCGGAATCTAGAGCAACGCCGCCCCTTTCCCatccccgcacggcctttcgcgcaacggaaggcggcttcctcttagcttccctcttttgcgggcgccagattgagccgtgatcgtcggctcccctcgcgcgctttcactttctatgctgtatgtgcgagtgaaagctaaaTAGTTCGTTGTTACTCTATACTAACCTTTACCCCTACTCttttaccgccacctctcctCCACTGCGGATCGCCGTTCAGGCGTCAGCAGACTacagccccgtttacatgaacgcgAAAGTGGCAGCATCGCATtcccaagcgcatttgggaaaggcgatgcgacgccgtttacatgaagctcagagaacgtagcgccacatgaATGACTAGAGTGGCTAGAGCTGTGGAGAGAgcgcagtggccactgtcgggtcggtgacacggGGCACGGCGGTATTTAGAGgcccccctcggctctcgcttgtttctcggtagcgtcttcgcggttgtcatcgaaggtattgttaggGGCCCTCGCCTCCCTTCTcccctctcagtagcgtcgcctctcagtagcttcacggttgtcatcgaaggtcttgttaggcgccctgcgtttacatgctccgcgagagtcgactagcgcccataaatctaccctcgcctggcacattgcattaccgctgtttacatgaatgcgatgcgctagaaatgcgatgcgatgcgacactgtcgcattcatgtaaacggggcttacgctagacagttactgcggtccgtagcaatttcctttcttttcctttatttatctttataggcACAAAGCAACAGTGACAATTTCAAGCCTAGAGCCTTCGTTTAGCGGGTCCGCACTTTGAAAAATGCTAAAGAAATACActtggaagagaaagaaacaaaacttgttgacgatcaacgacactcaaggttctgcagtgagcactgGTCTGCAGGCCATCTGCCGTGGGACCGCTTTCGAAGCAGCGGTCTGCACTCACCTGACGGCCACGTCAAAAGTGGCAGTGGCGAACCACTAATTGCCACCATCATCGGCACTGAAGATTTTACAAAGTTTGAGCGAGctattgttgaaagtatcagtggGGGCAAAACCACCACGCGCAGCAACCAAACAACAATGGTGCGAGGGACAACTCgtgaaaagaaggggggaggggggacttttcctcaattcggcgaatcacctgtcgccgcgtcgcaagagggccatctcggggcatgctgcggcggcgaagagcagattttttttttttttttcgctccaccTTAAACACAACCAAACATGACcgagtggcgtcgcctggtgggagaatctgaactacacgcaagatggcgacagtgatacCTCCACCTTAATCACTCAGTTACAAAGACCCGCATAAGTAGAAGGAAATCAGCCAACAAAAAGCGGCTGCTGCGAGCGACGTTGCGCAGAATCGTAATCAAACGACTACCAACCGTGTCGAGTCGGGTCAACGTGTCCGAATGAATTATACGTTTATTTGTAAACAACGACGCTCTCTTTTTGCTAGACTCATGCGATCGaatccaataatttttttttgtggtgtaTTTACTTCCTCAGCTGGTTCGCGTCGCATGGTCGACTGCTTATAACCTCAAACCAGACGCTTGTGTCTTTCTTTCAAATGACAGATTCATGGGTACATGTAACGTCCTTAAAAGCTGTTGGCTGTATACAGATACTAAAATAGTTGCCGAAAGTATACGTTATAAGACAAAAAAGTATTATACAACGTTTGCAAACACTGGGTTCGTAGCTAACGTTGTAAACATCGGCACAAGTTTCTCTGGCGCCGGTGGTGCTGTGAGGTTTTCGCTCATCCGTGGCGTTGATTGTGAGGTGGTTGGTTTCTGTGCGAAACGGTGCTCTTAAATGCCTTCGAAAGGCGAAGACATACTAAATGGATTTAAGCTGTATCCTTTTTTCCACAGCCTGCAGCGCATGTTAGGTGCACACACGCAGCGTGTGCATGCGAGGCGTTATGATTTCATTGATTGTTTCCATTTATATGGCCTTGCAGTGCATTTCTGGGCATAATGCCTTGATCATGGCCTTTTCTACTcggatactactactactacgtatCGCTCGTGCATTGTGGTTGTTTCGTTTTCCTTAACCATTCCGCTTCCTTAGGAATTGGATGAATTTAAGAGATGCTGACACCGGCAAAATGCTTTGGCAAGGGACCGACGATCTGTAAGCATACACGCTAAAAGTAGTTTACTTAGGTCTCATTATATTTTTAGTGCCTTGTTATCGAAACCTCTCTTTCGTTTACAGGTCTAAACCGGACGTTGAACACGAAGGTAAAACTCGACAGTAATTCGGTCTGTTCATTAATACTTTTTTCATGGCTTATGTCCTGCTAGGTTTGGGACGCTCGGCGGTCAGATTACGATCTTTTTTTTATGCGTGTGTGATAACCGTTTGCTCTCTTTTCCTATTTCTACAGCTAGAGTTCCTAAGAAGATATTAAAATGCCGTGCCGTGTCCCGAGAGATCAATTTCTCATCTATCGAGTCAATGGAAAAATTTCGACTCGAGCAAAAGGTTCTCTTCAAAGGGCGGTGCCTGGAAGGTGGGCCGGCGTCTGTACTCTGTTACATTGTTTTTTCGCGAGTTGTGTTCCGGCGCGATTTGTGCATTTCGTAGTTGAATCACAAATGCCCATGAATGGTTTATTTATGACAAGCATGGCGCTTCTAGCTTGTCAAGTGACCTTCGTTTGAAAAGTCGTGTTCTTGCGATCGATGCGCTCGCCAGGAGGTTTAAACATCACGGAGCACAAAATTAATTCCACATTCGGCGGATTTGCATGTTCTATACGCTGTGGTCTTTAACAAAGTATTGTATTGTCAAAGCCATTCATTGGGAGTGCCTCATTGCTCTATATTCTCAGTGTCTCCACATGCCATGCAAAACTTAGGTTTCACTTTTGTAGCCATAACAGTTTCCTTATACGAAGCAGATACAGGGACAAGGATTTACCAGATCTATTTCTATCGTATGGAAAGAACAGCAAAAAGTAAACAGTTGGGGTTGAGCACTTCCTTAAGTAATCAATGGTTGTTGTGCAGGCATGGAAGTGCTGCGCCATCTTGCACCAAAACGCTAATTTTAAATGAAGTTGCGAAATTTAGCAGGATGTGTGTGTTCAGTGACAACCACACAGCCATAGACATGCGTTGGCTTGCGCTTAGCCCTGCAATCCAAGCTTAAGCAATGCGTTTCAGCGTTGACTTCATTGGAGTGTGGATTTGTTTTGTGGCATAATTGTAACTAGGCCACAAGAAAATGAGAACCGTTGTATGCTACACAATACATTATGAGTGTTTTATGAAAGTGTTATATGTTTGCACATACGCGGACGAGCTAAGGATGATTTGAACGTGCTCATTCCATGGTGCAATCGGGAAGGAAAACTGCGCTGAATTAATAAGGTCGTACAGTCTGCCCAGCGTGTAGCTCATCAGTTTTGTTATGCATATTGGCACTCAATTTTGCACCCTATTAGTACATCTGCATCGATTAATGGGCGAACGCCGTGCGTGTGACGTTCTAAGTCCATTTCGCATGTGCACCACGTCCGGTTACCGGGATGATTGTGCGACATGCCGGCAAACGACCTGCTTTCTTTCATGAAACTTGTTCGTCACAGATATCCAATGGCAGCTGCAAAAGTCACTTAAATTTGCTCTCGGTCTATATTATTTTCTGCCCGGCCACACCACACAAAATTAGGCTTTTGCCGCCGCAGAACGTAAGCCAAGAATGTGAAGTTTCATATTTAGTCAACCTTTAGCGGCCAAATTGAGGTCGTATTTAAATGTTTGGCAAAACCGCAAACCTCCAAAATTGTGTTCGCGGCAACAATGTTCACGACGCGATTTGTGCAGATCGAGTCAAAAGATTTTAATAAACCATCGTTTACTGCACGAAATATTGGTGGCTGTTACACTGGCTTTATGGCGCCTGTGGTGAAACCGCGAATAAGCCCGAATAATCGAGCTTATTCAAAATATTGGTCGACGACACAAGAAAGGCAGCGAAGATTTTTATCCCTttattgttaaaaaaaaatatcttAAAACTTTTTCTCGGCAACTGATGTGAAATACTAACAAATGTGCAATGACCAATACATCACTTCACATTTATTCTGGAGTATTCTGCAGTCTTAACTGAAGGTTGCCAAGAATTGAAAATTACCTGAGGGCACTATGCGAATGGCGTTCACTGTACCTTGATGGGTGTTGTTGACAGTGGCCACTGTGACTATTTCTCGCATTGTGCATGAATAAGTTTAATTAGCTAAATTTATCATTTTAGCTAATCGAAGAGATGTCAATGAAAACGTTGTGGATGACATTGACAAATGACCGATAATGGCATTTAGAGCAGCTAGGATTCGTCAAGACTTTTTTAACGAGAAAGAAAGcctgtgaaataaataaaaaaaatgcagtgaTCGGGACAGCACTTCTGCGCACCAAAGATTGCATCAATCTTTACGCAGGCCTCATCAAATAGGGGTACTGGGATCGAGCAACCACACTTTTTTCTCGCCACGTCAGTAGTTTATGGCTGCGCATCTTCGGTCCCTATCAAATGCGAAGTATAGTGCAATCTTGTAACGGCTCGCTTTCCGAACCGGGACAAGACTGTGGCCCAGGTTCGCTCGTTTGTCGTAATATACACGATGCACTGATGACGACGTTTATGTCTGAGACCCCTTATAAATATCGGTGCCGGGACACATTGTCACATGgattttttattgttgttgttgttttttaagTTCGGGGCAGGCTTTctcttgtttatttctttttgtgtcAGAAAAAAAGGACCACACAAGTCCTAGGTCGCCATATATGCTCTTATCGGTCATTTCTCGACGTATTCCACAAGCTTTGTATTGGCACATTATTGAGTAAGTACGATAATAAATGTTAGTTCACTAAAATGAACTATTATTTGCTTGTTAAcaataaaaaagaagctcgaCTAGCATTAACACAAGCCTATCAACATAGAGTGGACGTTGTTAAGGAAAAGCcctcggtgatttttttcttggcCACATTTAGTTGGCTCATCCGGTATGTAATTTAAAGGTGgtttctgagaaacctgtataTGTTTCCTTAGTAGCTTCATGGgtttctgagaaacctgtataTGTTTCCTTAGTTAGCTTCATGCTATAcagtcaggtggatgacaattttccctgtCATGAATATTGCTCGCCTTGCTGGCTTCCGCGGAACTGACCTGCCGTAACCTAATAGTGTTCTGCAAAGCCAAATAAGGAACACCTTTTCTTCATATGCCTGTATTTCACTCACGTTGAGCTTTAccaagctgctcccaaatgcgTATTTACTGCTCCAAAATGGACGATTCATGCTCCAAACCTGCTCCAAAGTGCCAAATTTGCTGCTCCCAGAGCTGCTCCAAAACTTCCTTGGCCGCTTCCATCCCTGGTTGTGCGAAGTGGTGCAGAATGATGCAAGAACTGAAAGCACAGTGAAATGAAGGGATGTGACATTTTCTTTTCGAATAACTGTGTACGAACAGCATTTTCTACAAGGGGTGACTGAAAGACCTGGTGTAGCATATAAAAAGGACAGAGAGGAAATTGAAATGATGTAACACACTGTCGTTCATTATTGTGTTtgatatttaaatatattcattATTCAATATTATTTTATTAAAAATAGTGTTCATGTGTCTGTATTGTTTAATTTTATTTTGGGGGGCCCTTGAGGTATCCTGTATCTGCTGAAAATCAAGAAATGGAAGTGTCGAGCTGTGATTACTGCCCAAAACCATGTATTACTGCTCAGTAGAAGCTAGTGTTTTATATGCCAGCACTGAGCTTTGCTTTTTCACCAGTTTCTGTTCACTAAGTCCGACATACTCTCTCTCCTGGGAAGTTCACACTGTGTCACTGAACAAAAATCTGTGGTTTGAGGATGATGTCAACAATTTTCTTGCTCAATTTCCTACTATGGATGAGTGCGACCTGTTGGGGATGTCTGAATTCCTTAGTTGTGCAAGCCAATTTATTGTAGTGGTCGTCGTCATAGGGAATTTCCAACACATATGAAAGATAGGAATTCGGCCGGAACGTTGTAAATCCTTCATTGTGCAGGTCATTTCGCTGTAGAAACTTTCATTGTAGAGGCAGTTCGACTGTATTATACCTAAGTCAGACGGTCAAATTTAGTGACACTTCGAGTTACTGCACTTTGCC contains the following coding sequences:
- the LOC119446545 gene encoding retinal rod rhodopsin-sensitive cGMP 3',5'-cyclic phosphodiesterase subunit delta, whose protein sequence is MPSKGEDILNGFKLNWMNLRDADTGKMLWQGTDDLSKPDVEHEARVPKKILKCRAVSREINFSSIESMEKFRLEQKVLFKGRCLEEWFFEFGFVIPNSTNTWQSLIEAAPESQMMPANVLNGNVVIETKFFDDNLLVSTSKVRLYYI